In one window of Chanodichthys erythropterus isolate Z2021 chromosome 23, ASM2448905v1, whole genome shotgun sequence DNA:
- the zbtb47b gene encoding zinc finger protein 652 isoform X1, with protein MLETSDQNADADEDFPEQNLLDIQKLYIKPLPSSLALLKPLKKVERTADFPSAALFRLEDAVLHFTHLMDRLNEQHLYQPHLCDVDFVLVSHCTFSAHKYVLSEHSPSFQALLSQSQPLHRINLAFEVLSIQIHNFIYISIFEVLQVAIVLQMSDSCHKLPGSNEMADTDGQGNASTNQIYKMKEIEKMYTQQGNGTFSLLVEDSGVGREIIQTHSSSIHSSPQAKHIYKNDDSRGGVASGGGRGLCKIEGGASFNEAGAQDGSVSFNREQIIVEVNLNNQTLNVSKGSDGKSITSSTSSLLVHHRSSPSGAEEGKERGDNEDVGEDEEEEYEQGKDEMENCSDDEDDEDEEENNLNIPETGHTSVGRLRGTRIPTGTDAAMRQTLIDATLGEGRKRRKEQESLGQKVKLEEKQHFSCKKCPRIFNNRWYLEKHMNVTHNRMQICNKCGKRFLLESELLLHHQTNCEKNIQCVTCGKAFKKLWSLHEHNKIVHGYAEKKFSCEICEKKFYTMAHVRKHMVAHTKDMPFTCETCGKSFKRSMSLKVHSLQHSGEKPFKCENCSERFQYKYQLRSHMSIHIGHKQFMCQWCGKDFNMKQYFDEHMKTHTGEKPYICEICGKSFTSRPNMKRHRRTHTGEKPYPCDVCGQRFRFSNMLKAHKEKCFQVSNPMVSDTTNLLGLEPTSTDMDAPANQLPSHPMTPPGEASSLHQVKSLSLPFVHSIVGLPSPPTLFSTERVNSGNN; from the exons TGGAGAGGACAGCTGACTTCCCCTCTGCTGCGCTCTTTCGGCTGGAAGATGCAGTGCTACACTTTACTCATTTAATGGACAGGCTGAACGAACAGCATCTCTACCAGCCTCACCTGTGCGACGTGGACTTCGTGCTGGTGTCCCACTGTACGTTTTCCGCCCACAAGTACGTGCTGAGTGAACACAGCCCCAGCTTCCAGGCCCTCCTCTCTCAGAGTCAACCGCTGCACCGCATAAACCTGGCCTTTGAGGTGCTGAGTATCCAGATCCACAACTTCATCTATATCTCCATCTTTGAAGTGCTACAGGTGGCCATTGTGCTCCAGATGAGTGATTCCTGCCACAAGCTACCTGGCTCCAATGAGATGGCTGACACAGACGGGCAGGGCAATGCCTCAACCAATCAGATATACAAGATGAAGGAGATTGAGAAGATGTACACACAGCAAGGAAATGGTACTTTCTCATTGCTTGTAGAGGATAGTGGGGTCGGTAgggaaattattcagacacattCATCTAGCATCCACTCCAGCCCTCAGGCCAAACACATCTACAAAAATGATGACAGCAGAGGGGGAGTGGCTAGTGGAGGAGGGCGTGGCTTGTGCAAAATAGAGGGAGGGGCCAGTTTCAATGAAGCGGGAGCCCAGGATGGTTCTGTCTCTTTTAACAGAGAGCAGATTATTGTGGAGGTCAATCTCAACAACCAGACATTGAATGTTTCTAAAGGGTCCGACGGCAAGAGCATCACCTCAAGTACCTCATCCCTCCTCGTTCACCATCGCAGCAGTCCTTCCGGTGCAGAGGAGGGGAAGGAACGGGGCGATAATGAAGATGTTGGCGAGGACGAAGAAGAAGAATATGAACAAGGAAAGGACGAGATGGAAAATTGCAGCGATGATGAGGACGATGAGGATGAGGAAGAGAACAACCTCAACATTCCAGAAACAGGACACACCAGCGTGGGAAGACTGCGTGGCACGAGAATACCAACTGGCACGGACGCCGCCATGAGACAGACACTAATCGACGCCACACTAGGGGAGGGGAGGAAGAGGAGAAAAGAGCAGGAGAGTCTGGGGCAGAAGGTGAAGCTCGAAGAAAAGCAGCACTTTTCCTGCAAGAAGTGCCCTCGTATTTTTAACAACCGCTGGTACTTGGAGAAGCACATGAACGTCACACACAACCGCATGCAGATCTGCAATAAATGCGGCAAGCGCTTTTTACTGGAGAGCGAGTTGCTGCTACACCATCAGACAAACTGTGAGAAAAACATACAG TGCGTGACTTGTGGAAAAGCCTTTAAAAAGCTGTGGTCTTTACACGAACACAACAAGATTGTCCACGGATATGCCGAGAAGAAGTTCTCTTGTGAAATCTGTGAAAAGAAGTTCTACACCATGGCACATGTCAGGAAACACATGGTTG CTCACACTAAGGACATGCCGTTCACTTGTGAGACGTGTGGGAAATCCTTCAAACGCAGCATGTCTCTTAAAGTGCACTCTCTCCAGCACTCTGGAGAAAAGCCCTTCAAGTGTGAG AACTGCAGTGAAAGATTCCAGTACAAATACCAGCTGAGGTCACATATGAGCATCCATATCGGACACAAGCAGTTCATGTGCCAGTGGTGTGGGAAAGACTTCAACATGAAGCAGTACTTTGATGAACACATGAAGACCCACACTG GAGAGAAACCATATATCTGTGAGATCTGTGGAAAGAGCTTCACGAGCCGGCCCAATATGAAACGACACCGCCGCACTCACACTGGCGAGAAACCATACCCCTGTGACGTCTGCGGACAGCGTTTCCGCTTCTCCAACATGCTCAAAGCCCACAAGGAGAAATGCTTCCAGGTCAGCAACCCCATGGTATCTGATACCACCAACCTTCTGGGCCTGGAGCCCACGTCAACTGATATGGACGCACCAGCCAATCAGTTACCCAGCCACCCCATGACCCCTCCTGGAGAGGCATCCAGTCTCCACCAGGTCAAGTCGCTCTCGCTTCCCTTCGTTCACTCTATCGTAGGTCTTCCCTCTCCCCCAACCCTGTTTTCCACTGAAAGGGTTAACTCCGGTAATAACTAG
- the zbtb47b gene encoding zinc finger and BTB domain-containing protein 47 isoform X2: MLETSDQNADADEDFPEQNLLDIQKLYIKPLPSSLALLKPLKKVERTADFPSAALFRLEDAVLHFTHLMDRLNEQHLYQPHLCDVDFVLVSHCTFSAHKYVLSEHSPSFQALLSQSQPLHRINLAFEVLSIQIHNFIYISIFEVLQVAIVLQMSDSCHKLPGSNEMADTDGQGNASTNQIYKMKEIEKMYTQQGNGTFSLLVEDSGVGREIIQTHSSSIHSSPQAKHIYKNDDSRGGVASGGGRGLCKIEGGASFNEAGAQDGSVSFNREQIIVEVNLNNQTLNVSKGSDGKSITSSTSSLLVHHRSSPSGAEEGKERGDNEDVGEDEEEEYEQGKDEMENCSDDEDDEDEEENNLNIPETGHTSVGRLRGTRIPTGTDAAMRQTLIDATLGEGRKRRKEQESLGQKVKLEEKQHFSCKKCPRIFNNRWYLEKHMNVTHNRMQICNKCGKRFLLESELLLHHQTNCEKNIQCVTCGKAFKKLWSLHEHNKIVHGYAEKKFSCEICEKKFYTMAHVRKHMVAHTKDMPFTCETCGKSFKRSMSLKVHSLQHSGEKPFKCENCSERFQYKYQLRSHMSIHIGHKQFMCQWCGKDFNMKQYFDEHMKTHTGEKPYICEICGKSFTSRPNMKRHRRTHTGEKPYPCDVCGQRFRFSNMLKAHKEKCFQVSNPMVSDTTNLLGLEPTSTDMDAPANQLPSHPMTPPGEASSLHQSQMNVVRCGGQHS, encoded by the exons TGGAGAGGACAGCTGACTTCCCCTCTGCTGCGCTCTTTCGGCTGGAAGATGCAGTGCTACACTTTACTCATTTAATGGACAGGCTGAACGAACAGCATCTCTACCAGCCTCACCTGTGCGACGTGGACTTCGTGCTGGTGTCCCACTGTACGTTTTCCGCCCACAAGTACGTGCTGAGTGAACACAGCCCCAGCTTCCAGGCCCTCCTCTCTCAGAGTCAACCGCTGCACCGCATAAACCTGGCCTTTGAGGTGCTGAGTATCCAGATCCACAACTTCATCTATATCTCCATCTTTGAAGTGCTACAGGTGGCCATTGTGCTCCAGATGAGTGATTCCTGCCACAAGCTACCTGGCTCCAATGAGATGGCTGACACAGACGGGCAGGGCAATGCCTCAACCAATCAGATATACAAGATGAAGGAGATTGAGAAGATGTACACACAGCAAGGAAATGGTACTTTCTCATTGCTTGTAGAGGATAGTGGGGTCGGTAgggaaattattcagacacattCATCTAGCATCCACTCCAGCCCTCAGGCCAAACACATCTACAAAAATGATGACAGCAGAGGGGGAGTGGCTAGTGGAGGAGGGCGTGGCTTGTGCAAAATAGAGGGAGGGGCCAGTTTCAATGAAGCGGGAGCCCAGGATGGTTCTGTCTCTTTTAACAGAGAGCAGATTATTGTGGAGGTCAATCTCAACAACCAGACATTGAATGTTTCTAAAGGGTCCGACGGCAAGAGCATCACCTCAAGTACCTCATCCCTCCTCGTTCACCATCGCAGCAGTCCTTCCGGTGCAGAGGAGGGGAAGGAACGGGGCGATAATGAAGATGTTGGCGAGGACGAAGAAGAAGAATATGAACAAGGAAAGGACGAGATGGAAAATTGCAGCGATGATGAGGACGATGAGGATGAGGAAGAGAACAACCTCAACATTCCAGAAACAGGACACACCAGCGTGGGAAGACTGCGTGGCACGAGAATACCAACTGGCACGGACGCCGCCATGAGACAGACACTAATCGACGCCACACTAGGGGAGGGGAGGAAGAGGAGAAAAGAGCAGGAGAGTCTGGGGCAGAAGGTGAAGCTCGAAGAAAAGCAGCACTTTTCCTGCAAGAAGTGCCCTCGTATTTTTAACAACCGCTGGTACTTGGAGAAGCACATGAACGTCACACACAACCGCATGCAGATCTGCAATAAATGCGGCAAGCGCTTTTTACTGGAGAGCGAGTTGCTGCTACACCATCAGACAAACTGTGAGAAAAACATACAG TGCGTGACTTGTGGAAAAGCCTTTAAAAAGCTGTGGTCTTTACACGAACACAACAAGATTGTCCACGGATATGCCGAGAAGAAGTTCTCTTGTGAAATCTGTGAAAAGAAGTTCTACACCATGGCACATGTCAGGAAACACATGGTTG CTCACACTAAGGACATGCCGTTCACTTGTGAGACGTGTGGGAAATCCTTCAAACGCAGCATGTCTCTTAAAGTGCACTCTCTCCAGCACTCTGGAGAAAAGCCCTTCAAGTGTGAG AACTGCAGTGAAAGATTCCAGTACAAATACCAGCTGAGGTCACATATGAGCATCCATATCGGACACAAGCAGTTCATGTGCCAGTGGTGTGGGAAAGACTTCAACATGAAGCAGTACTTTGATGAACACATGAAGACCCACACTG GAGAGAAACCATATATCTGTGAGATCTGTGGAAAGAGCTTCACGAGCCGGCCCAATATGAAACGACACCGCCGCACTCACACTGGCGAGAAACCATACCCCTGTGACGTCTGCGGACAGCGTTTCCGCTTCTCCAACATGCTCAAAGCCCACAAGGAGAAATGCTTCCAGGTCAGCAACCCCATGGTATCTGATACCACCAACCTTCTGGGCCTGGAGCCCACGTCAACTGATATGGACGCACCAGCCAATCAGTTACCCAGCCACCCCATGACCCCTCCTGGAGAGGCATCCAGTCTCCACCAG
- the zbtb47b gene encoding zinc finger and BTB domain-containing protein 47 isoform X3 → MERTADFPSAALFRLEDAVLHFTHLMDRLNEQHLYQPHLCDVDFVLVSHCTFSAHKYVLSEHSPSFQALLSQSQPLHRINLAFEVLSIQIHNFIYISIFEVLQVAIVLQMSDSCHKLPGSNEMADTDGQGNASTNQIYKMKEIEKMYTQQGNGTFSLLVEDSGVGREIIQTHSSSIHSSPQAKHIYKNDDSRGGVASGGGRGLCKIEGGASFNEAGAQDGSVSFNREQIIVEVNLNNQTLNVSKGSDGKSITSSTSSLLVHHRSSPSGAEEGKERGDNEDVGEDEEEEYEQGKDEMENCSDDEDDEDEEENNLNIPETGHTSVGRLRGTRIPTGTDAAMRQTLIDATLGEGRKRRKEQESLGQKVKLEEKQHFSCKKCPRIFNNRWYLEKHMNVTHNRMQICNKCGKRFLLESELLLHHQTNCEKNIQCVTCGKAFKKLWSLHEHNKIVHGYAEKKFSCEICEKKFYTMAHVRKHMVAHTKDMPFTCETCGKSFKRSMSLKVHSLQHSGEKPFKCENCSERFQYKYQLRSHMSIHIGHKQFMCQWCGKDFNMKQYFDEHMKTHTGEKPYICEICGKSFTSRPNMKRHRRTHTGEKPYPCDVCGQRFRFSNMLKAHKEKCFQVSNPMVSDTTNLLGLEPTSTDMDAPANQLPSHPMTPPGEASSLHQVKSLSLPFVHSIVGLPSPPTLFSTERVNSGNN, encoded by the exons A TGGAGAGGACAGCTGACTTCCCCTCTGCTGCGCTCTTTCGGCTGGAAGATGCAGTGCTACACTTTACTCATTTAATGGACAGGCTGAACGAACAGCATCTCTACCAGCCTCACCTGTGCGACGTGGACTTCGTGCTGGTGTCCCACTGTACGTTTTCCGCCCACAAGTACGTGCTGAGTGAACACAGCCCCAGCTTCCAGGCCCTCCTCTCTCAGAGTCAACCGCTGCACCGCATAAACCTGGCCTTTGAGGTGCTGAGTATCCAGATCCACAACTTCATCTATATCTCCATCTTTGAAGTGCTACAGGTGGCCATTGTGCTCCAGATGAGTGATTCCTGCCACAAGCTACCTGGCTCCAATGAGATGGCTGACACAGACGGGCAGGGCAATGCCTCAACCAATCAGATATACAAGATGAAGGAGATTGAGAAGATGTACACACAGCAAGGAAATGGTACTTTCTCATTGCTTGTAGAGGATAGTGGGGTCGGTAgggaaattattcagacacattCATCTAGCATCCACTCCAGCCCTCAGGCCAAACACATCTACAAAAATGATGACAGCAGAGGGGGAGTGGCTAGTGGAGGAGGGCGTGGCTTGTGCAAAATAGAGGGAGGGGCCAGTTTCAATGAAGCGGGAGCCCAGGATGGTTCTGTCTCTTTTAACAGAGAGCAGATTATTGTGGAGGTCAATCTCAACAACCAGACATTGAATGTTTCTAAAGGGTCCGACGGCAAGAGCATCACCTCAAGTACCTCATCCCTCCTCGTTCACCATCGCAGCAGTCCTTCCGGTGCAGAGGAGGGGAAGGAACGGGGCGATAATGAAGATGTTGGCGAGGACGAAGAAGAAGAATATGAACAAGGAAAGGACGAGATGGAAAATTGCAGCGATGATGAGGACGATGAGGATGAGGAAGAGAACAACCTCAACATTCCAGAAACAGGACACACCAGCGTGGGAAGACTGCGTGGCACGAGAATACCAACTGGCACGGACGCCGCCATGAGACAGACACTAATCGACGCCACACTAGGGGAGGGGAGGAAGAGGAGAAAAGAGCAGGAGAGTCTGGGGCAGAAGGTGAAGCTCGAAGAAAAGCAGCACTTTTCCTGCAAGAAGTGCCCTCGTATTTTTAACAACCGCTGGTACTTGGAGAAGCACATGAACGTCACACACAACCGCATGCAGATCTGCAATAAATGCGGCAAGCGCTTTTTACTGGAGAGCGAGTTGCTGCTACACCATCAGACAAACTGTGAGAAAAACATACAG TGCGTGACTTGTGGAAAAGCCTTTAAAAAGCTGTGGTCTTTACACGAACACAACAAGATTGTCCACGGATATGCCGAGAAGAAGTTCTCTTGTGAAATCTGTGAAAAGAAGTTCTACACCATGGCACATGTCAGGAAACACATGGTTG CTCACACTAAGGACATGCCGTTCACTTGTGAGACGTGTGGGAAATCCTTCAAACGCAGCATGTCTCTTAAAGTGCACTCTCTCCAGCACTCTGGAGAAAAGCCCTTCAAGTGTGAG AACTGCAGTGAAAGATTCCAGTACAAATACCAGCTGAGGTCACATATGAGCATCCATATCGGACACAAGCAGTTCATGTGCCAGTGGTGTGGGAAAGACTTCAACATGAAGCAGTACTTTGATGAACACATGAAGACCCACACTG GAGAGAAACCATATATCTGTGAGATCTGTGGAAAGAGCTTCACGAGCCGGCCCAATATGAAACGACACCGCCGCACTCACACTGGCGAGAAACCATACCCCTGTGACGTCTGCGGACAGCGTTTCCGCTTCTCCAACATGCTCAAAGCCCACAAGGAGAAATGCTTCCAGGTCAGCAACCCCATGGTATCTGATACCACCAACCTTCTGGGCCTGGAGCCCACGTCAACTGATATGGACGCACCAGCCAATCAGTTACCCAGCCACCCCATGACCCCTCCTGGAGAGGCATCCAGTCTCCACCAGGTCAAGTCGCTCTCGCTTCCCTTCGTTCACTCTATCGTAGGTCTTCCCTCTCCCCCAACCCTGTTTTCCACTGAAAGGGTTAACTCCGGTAATAACTAG